AAGTGAGTAGGTGAGCTGGGGAATGCAGAGGAGGCTAGAGCTGGCAGAAGAGATGACAATCCTTGGGTCTTTTTGATTATGGCTTATGTTGTGAGCAGAGAATCAGGATAAATAGTAGCTCCAAAGAACTGTCTTAACCTGTATGAATTTTGAAACTCATGGCTTAATAAACATGATCCCAAGAACATGTCAGGCAAGAGTGATGTGATGGACATGTAAGggtgagtgcatgtgcatgtatatgttagTCAACTGTTAACAAAAAATCAGAACCAGAGCTTTCCACGCAAGATGGCTAGTCAAAGTTAGCCTTAATTCCATTTCTTTGTGCATTTTTGCCTGTTTAAACCATCTTCaattatttatcttaaaaacatTGTAATTCAAAGTATTCcatgaaaagggaaaagaaggaataaCATGGTCTAagttagtccaggctggccctcgACTTCATAGCTAGTTGAGGATTACCTCAAATTTTTGATCCTCCTGAATCTAGGTCTGAGATTCTCCTAAAAGTTGAGATCACTGGcgagaaatatatttctgtgactTAATTAAAATAGCATGAGTTTTATTTGTGATCCTAAAAAAGGTATTTGGCAAAATCAAGTAATGAGTATCCCAGAAAGAAATATAATACCCATTTTATACAATTACAAACGTGCTTTCTAGATCATGTCCCAAACTCACTGCCTAATCCTGCATATAGGTGATTGGTTAGGGAATCTCACAGTTCATTATTTTgtgctattgtttgtttgtttgtttgttccctgTGCTGGGATCCAACACAGGGGCTAGCATGGGCTAGCCAAGCACTGTATCAGTGAGTGGCATCCTCAGCCCTCAGAGTTTCTTTAAAGGCCACAGTGGAAGCTGTTGGTATTAGAAATTTTATCCCATCATCCCCAAAAGAATTATATTTaatcatttcagtttttaaactGCATCATTAAGTTATTGGTTACATATTTTCTGACTATGTGGTCTTACTTTGCTAGTGGGTTTTGCTCAAGTTCTGGAAGATCACCAACTTATAAGAAGGGACTTCTacttagtgttttttgtttggttggtttttggttttgcatTTATTCATAAAGTGCTAATTGTAAAGTTCAGAATAAAGCTCAGCCCCTCCTGGTAGTTTTCTAAAACCCTTTCTGAAGACTGACTTTGAAATTACTAAGATTCTGCCTTGAAGCCAACAATGCTTTTCCAAAGCCTTGCCTGACTCTGCTCTTTGATTAGGAAAGGTGGGAAGAGTTAGTGATTTTGTTGTCATAGCactgtggggaaggaggagggatggtttgagacaaggtctctaaaTCCTAGGCCTGTCTTCAACTCACTAGTTagatgaagctggccttgaattcctcatCTGCCTCCCTCTAGCTCCCAAATTCTGAGTATACAAGTGAGTTCTGGATATACAAGTGAATTCTGGATTTAcaagtgagttctgggtttaCAAGCGTTACTTACAGGCCCAGCTtctgaaataaagttttaaatgtttaataatgaAACATTTGAGCTGGTCTTAGTGGCACTTGCTAattacccagcactcaggaggcagaaatggaaGGATTGTCATTTTAAGCCAGTATGAGGCATATTGCAAGACCCTGTGtccaaaagaaatacacacactgacgaagaaaaaagaaatgaaaagtatctGTGTGAATATTCTACCACAAAATAAGTTCTTTTGTTCACAAATATATCCATTAAATAATCACACTGAGGAAGAATATGCTAAGAGAAAACTGTTTACAGTCTTCAAATCCAAGCTGTAAAACTGGACATTTAATCTTAGGTTTGGGGAGGTATAGTCAGTGGAGCACTGGgagtttgaaatcagcctggtttgtgcagcaagttccaggtcagccaaagctACAAAGTGAGGACCCTGGCTCAGAAAACCAAATGATAACAGCAAACATTAAACTGTCCGttccttttcaggtctttcctacaaaaacctcaaaatgaaaacaacaaacaaaacaataaataaagaaggtCTGCAGCTGGGGTTCCTCTTAAGTCCCTGCTCTCcatatttttctgaaaaacaacACCAAAACTTTAGGAAAATGTTGGATAGTAATTTTCTATTCATTCCCTGCCCCTTATTTTTACAGGTGCTGTGAGTTCTTCTGTATCAGTGAAAGGGGTGGTGGGTCACCCTGTCACACTGCCATGTACTTACTCAATATCCCGAGGAATCACTACCACTTGTTGGGGCCGTGGGGCATGTCCAACTTTTAATTGTGGAAACACACTTATCTGGACCAATGGATACCATGTCACCTATCAGAGGAGCAGCCGATACCAGCTGAAGGGGCATATTTCGGGAGGAAACGTGTCCTTGACAATAGAGAATGCTCTTCAGAGTGACAGTGGTCTGTATTGCTGTCGAGTGGAGATCCCTGGATGGTTCAATGATCACACAGTGACCTTTACGTTGGAAGTTAAACCAggtaagctttctttcctttgtttactTCTTGCAAGTAAACTGAGTCTTCTGTTTGCTAATAATTTCTTGCTTTCCTAGAACAATGAAACAGAAATATGTTTGATTGAACACTTgcttttgagttcttttttttttttaaatgatttatttatttattatgtatacagcatgtatgaccagaagagggcaccagatctcattacagatggttgtgaggcaccatgtggttgctgggaattgaactcaggacctctggaagagcagtcagtgctcttaacctctgagccatctctccggacCCCTGCTTTTGAGTTCTTTGAAGACATAATCTCCTGTATCTCAGTCTGTCctctcctgatcctcctgtctctaactccagtgtTGAgaatacaggcatgtgccactaaacCCAGCCTTAAATATTCTCTTTTGAAGCACAGGACGACTTTATTTGCTTAGATGAAGTCCTAAGATCATTCTTAATTCAAGGCCATGAGCTAAGTCAGGATCCAGGTCCTAACTATACTTGGGACAGGCCTGTTGGTCCATGAAACTGCATCCATTTTCCATCCTGAAACACAGTGGAGAGCTTTATATTAAGCTTTATTTAAGCTGGAAGTATGTGACTTTAAGAACTGTCTCTTTTCTGTGGGTCTATCTTAGAATGTTGAATCCCCATCCTCAACATTGTAAAGCCACTCCAGCTGCTGCTCTGTGAGCTGATTTCAACAATGGTCAGCTGACCTTGCTGAGCACAGGCCACATCATAGGTGGAGAGTTCTGCTCCCTGTCTGCCCTGCCTTGAGCCCTTGAAATAGGTCTCACATCTTGTCACACAATTTGTTCCCTGCACACTGGAAATGTCCTGATAGAAGAGGGTTCCCTCCAACACCTGTTCCCTGTCACTCAGCAGTGTAGTAACAGATGAGCAGCAGCTGCTAGTCCATAAATGACCCTGACACACAATTCCCTCCAATCAGCCTTATTAGAATGAGGAGGCCCCAAGGCTGAGATCAGACTTCCAGCTGGGAGGGAGACCATTAGAAACAAACAAGACCATCTATGAGGTTCATCCCTTGATGGGGTGTGAAGAGCTTTCAAGGAAGGAGGGGCTTCTCTTTACAACCTGGAGAGGAGTTTCATTAAGAGCAGAaatgtgagagggagagagggaggactaGAGAGAGATGGCTGCCATGACTGGAATGTCAGGTCTACAGAGGATCCTCTTCAGAGAGCAGCCTGCAGAGTAATTCTCTCAGCATTCCTAACCCTGAGGAGTCTCAGGCTGGTCCCCAGAGCAAGGAGAAAGTCTGACTTGTTACATCTTTTAGTGGTGGAGGTGTTAGGTGCTAGGTCTCAGGATGAAGGCTAACTAAGGTGCTtgttaacatatcaaagcagacactGGCTGCCATTCTCTCAGCAAGGCCAGTACCTGGCTCACCCTGCCCCCTCCCTaaattctccagcccagggactggGCTGGGCTGCCCCTCCCTCAGCTGCTCTTCCTCATGTAAACCAGCCATTTTGGCTAGATAGGCCCTTTTGGGTTCTTGACTTCTTGGCCCCCACTCTTGGCTCTTTgctttcccttctcctccctcacaTAGGGAGTTCAGTTTGCtggtcatgttcactctggatCATTCCCGATGCCTTTGTCTGTTTTCTCCATTATATCTACAATAAATCATCTTTTCCACCATGGGTAGGAGTAGTCAcgtcttccttttatttcttttttttttttcatttagaaagtTTCCTATCATGTGATTTAGTTCACCGTAGCTTAAGTGACATAGAGTATTAAACAGCCAGATTTTGGTTAGGTCCATAAACTGAGGCTGCTCTTAGGAGACAGAGCAGACAGCTTCTTTACTGTGTCAGAGAGCAGCAGGGAGGTGGGCTTGACCTAGTCAGACTGTGAGAGCTGGGGATTTGATCTAAAGGTACAAGCCCATGTTCTAACAGTAACAAGTTCATGAAATCCCCAAATCTGGACTCattacatctttcttttcttccttccttccttccttccttccttccttccttccttccttcctttctttttctctctctctcccttccttccttctttccttccttccttccttccttccttccttcctccgtccctccctccctcccttcctcccttccttccttccttccttccttccttcttttccttctctctctttctctccccccccaagtctctgtctctgcccccctccattcctccctccatctgtccatctcttttctttttgtttttgtttttcaagatagggtttctctatgtagctctggatatcTTGgaacttacttaaaaaaaaattttttttaatgatttatttttatttcatgtacattggtttgcctgtatgagggtgttggatcccttggaattggactggagttacagacagttgtgagctgccatgtgggtgctgggaattgaacctgggtcttctgaagagcagccagtgctcttaacctctgagccatctctccagccccctgagcttactcttagaccaggctgtccttaaactcacagagatccaccagcatctgcctccagagtgctgggattaaaggagtattcCACCAGCACTAGGTTTTTTCTTCTCAAGATAGATATCCTGATTTTCTTGCATTCACTAAAAGAGTAGGTTCATGAGGACTTCCTAGCTTCTGATGCTGTTCCTAATCTCTTTTTACTTAAAGGTTTATACGGACAATAGAAATCAATAATAGCTATAATAGAAACAATCTATCTCTCTATTTTTCAATTAAGAACATTATTCTTTGGCTCCCAACTTATAGACTCTGTTATTCATTcatcaattcatttatttttatgtttaatttgatttttgaaactgcatttattattgtgtggctgtgtgtgaatgatgtgtatgtggtgggtTTGCATACCATGATGAATCTGACAGAGGACAATCTCATGAGGCTGGTACTCTCTCGTTATAGCCttgtgtgagttctagggatgtAAGTCAGCTGACCAGGCTTGCAAATCAAGTGCCTCTACCCATTGAACCATTTTGCCGGCTCtctgtttattgattgatttattgattttgaGACTGGGCCCTGCTTTGTAAatcaggctgatctggaacttctTGTCCATGCCTTAGCCTTCTCCTTGTTGAGAGGAAACCAAACATTTTTGGATAAGGGATATTGACCTTGTCTCTGTTCGATTGGAAGGAACCATAGACAATATCCACTCTCTACCCAATTGTGCAAATCCCATTTATGTTGCAGCTTGTGTGGGATCTGCATGCTAAGATGGCGAGTTGTATGCTGTGTCTTCTCAGGACTGACTGAACATGCTGGGCATGGAAGCTGTGGGTGAAGTCAGTCACCACTGAGAGCAGTCCCAGCTCCTGTACCCTCTCAGTCTCTCAGAGATGCTTAGAGATCTGAGGATCTAACACCTGTCATTTATACAGTGTTTCCTTATGAACATGGGCTCTGTGCTGAACACCATGTTGTCAGTGCAGCTAGTCAATGACAAAGAATAGAAGTTCAGGAGAGGAGCCTCTCAGGGTTCAGCTTCTCACTGTTGCCATAGCAGAAGTTGTTGTTTCTTCATGTTTACTGATCCTTGTTTCATCTTGATTTCCAAATCCAGCAATTCCCACAAGTCCTCCAACAAGacccacaactacacagagacccacaactacaCGGAGGCCCACAACTACACAGAGGCCCACAACTACACAGAGGCCCACAACTACAAGAAGACCCACAACTACAGCAAGACCCACAACTACAGCAAGACCCACATCTACAGCAAGACCCACATCTACAGCAAGACCCACATCTACAGCAAGACCCACATCTACAGCAAGACCCACATCTACAGCAAGACCCAGAACTATAGGAAGACCCATGACTATTTCAACAAGACCCACTCATGTACTAACATCACCCAGACTCTCCACCTCTACTCCTCCAACACCAGCACAAGTGCAGCCTCTCACAGCAGGTACAACCCAATGTAGTTCAGGACCCAGAGTCCTTCTCATGAGAGTCAGTGGGATATAGACACTAAGCCAAGTCAGAAGTGAATATAGGTGAAGAGTTCTTCGCTGGGCCAACAACAGCTTCACAAAGTCTGTAATTTCCCAGTCATAAGTTATATTCACCTTCTGCTCTGCAAGAGCTTGAACCTGGAGGAcatctatctctatatatcagATTCCCTAGGGATTCACTACTAGCCAGACGCTGGTGGATCACTGATCTAGGATAGATGATGAGGATGGTCAGAATCTGGTCCAGCTGGACCTGACTTTCTGATGAAAAACTGAGGAATGACTGAGAACTAGGGTCAGGGTAGAGAGACTATTACTTCCATTCTGAAAGTGGGTCACCCAGCTGAGGCCAGTTTAGGAAGGCTAACATTTAGCATTTCCTGAGCACCAGGCAGCATGATACATGCTTTATGATGCAGAGTTTAATTCTCAGACACTTGTGTTCTATATAGCTGTGACCTGTCCCTATTTCATAGTGACAGAACCTGACAGAGTCAGAAAGTTCATGGGGGAAATTATGAATACAGAAAGTGGCTCAGACTCTGTCCCTGTTCACTTGGATTGGAAGCTGGTTCTTCTGATTCTAGGGTCTACCTCTGCCATGAGCATGGATGCTTGGAGGGTTTGTATTGTTAACACACCTTCACTGGAAAGGCATCATAACTCCacctttttaaagaaacaatggATGACTTGTAAAGTTTACTTTAAAGATCTTTCAATTTACTCATGTAGATGAAAAGTATAATGTAAGTCCTTTGTAGGGATGAAAAAACACACATTGAATTCAAAGGCTTTAGGAAATGATTAAACATGCTCATGCTTTTGAGTGAGGCCATGTAGTTCATTCTTCAAATTGCCTACAAGTAAAGTTAATATTAATACATAGCAACTTACCTTACAGATGGGGAGAAGCATGTCATCCTGAAGGCAAGTTTGGGTTCAAAATTTCTACATCTAGGAGTGAAAAGATAGCTGTGAGAGGGGTTCTTAAAGCTTCCTGGAACCTGTCCTTGGCCTGAGGGAGGGCTGGATTCTGacaagcagaagaagccacacagctttctgttgttgttgttcttaggGTAATATGATGGGTTATATTTACTTCCCTGTCCTCTGACTGGCCACCCAGCACTTTCAAGCAGGAGGACCCTGAAGGACTGGGCTACACACCAAGTGTGCAGAGGCCTCTAGGTTACATCTAGGCTGTGGAGTACAGGATTTGTAAGAACAACCACTTTGTTCCAAGCAGCTGCGGGCACTAGAGAACTGTGAGATCTCTCAGGATTGACAGAACTTTTCAACACTTAGTTTCTGCCTGCTTCAGGGGATGGGATCATGGGCTGAGTTTGAAGAACATGGAAAGGTTTTTCACTTCACTAGAAGCTGAGATTTAGAAGAGCCCAGATGACCTCTTGGGAGTTGTTTAATATAATCTTATATTTCTATTGTTAGTTTCCTAAAGAATTGCAGTTGAGGGTTGACTGTCCTGTCCAGGGAGAAGGCAAAGACTCTGGCTACTGTAAATATCCTCAAATCCAACTCGAGTGCTCATCCCAGTTGTCCCAGATACTCTTCATGGAATATAGGATATGAGGTtgtaagaaaaaggagaaggtggCCCAGGCTCAGGAAGGAATTTAAGCTCATGATGCCTTTACCAAGAAGTGAATCGGGTAACATGTGACCGCCTGACATTTGTGTTGTCCTATCAGTAGTTCAGAAGAACAGTCACATCCTCTTACATGTTTGAGTGCCATGACAAAACAGGACAGTAGTGCAGAACAGGAGGGTGCTGATCAAGTGTAAGGATCAGGTTATAGTGAGGTAGGGGATCCAGAAAGACTCTGACAGGCCATGAGAAGCCCAGGTTCAGGTATTCCAGTTTGGCCACAACCAACTTACTCCAAGATCCTCCCTTGTTCCGAAAGGGGAAGAACTTAGAGGACTCCCAGAGCGGAAGTGCTCAGCTCTGCAGGTGAAGTGAGCTGTGGGTGAGAACAATGCAGGGAGCccagaagaacagagaaacaCAGGCTGCATTAGAGTGCTCCATGTGGAAGCCTTTGGTGAGCAATGGAGGAGGAGTCAGGAAACACAGGAAGTCACTGTTAGTACAGGAATGGGTGGAGGACAGGAGATCTTATCTAAGTCTGTCACttaaccaaccaatcaatcaaccaaccatgagaaagagagagagagagagagagagagagagagagagagagagagagagagagagagagagagagagagagagagagagagagagagagagagagagagagaggaattccACAGCACAAAGCAGGCTGCAGAGTAGGATTCATCCCCAGAGTGAGGCTGCTACCTTGAGAAGAACTCACTGATGAAATATTCCATATTGTTCAGTGAGCTCATCTCAATGGAAAGAAGTGTGGATAACCTGTGGCTTCTATACGGCCTACAGAGAAACTTCTAGGTCCGTGTCCCAGAAGGTGAAATTACCCTATTCTTGATAATCCGGAATCTTAACTTAGTGTCTTATTCTCCAGTGTTAATGTCACCTATGATTTAGAGGAGTTCAGGAGTCTAGAATGGAAAGTGTGAAATAGTTCTGAATCCTGATAAAGCTGTCCAGAATGTTAGGACACCGATCACTTGCTCAGACAGTGCCCATCTTTGGATACATTTCTCAGAGGAGTCAGCTGAGGCAGAAATGGGTAGGAAGGAGCCATTCCTGCTTAGAGGCCGGGGAGGCACTGGGGAAGGTGGCAGtgagttttgtttctatttccttggtggGGCAAACTCCAAAGCTGAAACAGTTCTTGCGTTGTTCTCATTCCAGAACCCACTACGATTTATCCACATCTGACAACAGCTGAGGTGACAGAAACCACATCCTATCCTCTTGCAGGTAACAAGGTCTCTCCCCTTATCCCCTTGGAAGGTCCAGATCTTGATGAAGCTGGTGAAGAATAGGCACCCTCTGCAACATTACAGATCTGACATTGTCAGTGGTGGCAGGGACAGAGACACAGCTCCATTCTACACACATAGCATCCTCAGTTGGTCCCTGTCTCCATAAGCTCTTCCATTCAGGCCAAACTAGTCTGTGTGGCTTCTCAGAAGAAGAGAATGTCAGGGACAGTCATCGTGGTGGAGTGATGAAGATATTTAACTCAGGTCCTAAGCACCAGGTCATTATGAAGAGAGATGCTTAGGGAAGGAATAGGGCACACTGAGGCACATGTATGGACTTCTCCATGCAGAGCACTTAGGTGTCTTTACCTGAGTATACATGTGATGTGGTGGATCTCAAGTCGGATCTTTGGAGATTGCTAAGAAGTGTTCCATCCCCTGCTGCTGTTGGTTTTGAAACAATGCTCCAAGATGTAGTTTACAGCAAACATATCTGAATAATTTTCTTCCACAAATAATATTGTGATGTAGATTTCTGAATGATATTTTTTACATTTAGCAATGGGAGAGAAGGACTCTAAAGGGTTCTACATCATTATATCTGAACATCATACTTAAGGGCCTAAGTCACAAACAGAGCCTAGACTGTAGTTGTTGCCTAAACTTAGTCATTGCCTTTGGCTCCTTGGAAGAGCTCTCACACTGAATAACATGTAAGCacagttaaaatgaaaatgaggagGACTGTGAGTCCTCCGACCGTATTCTGCTGGGCAGGCCAGTTTTAGCAGTAGTTGGGGACTACCATAGACCCGTAGCAATTCCCTTACTGTGTGACACTCTGTGTACATTAGTAGCAGAGATGTCTATTATTTGATAAAATTAGAAATATggagtcggggttggggatttagctcagtggaagagcgcttgcctaacaagcgcaaggccctgggttcgatcctcagctccacattaaaaaaaaaaaagaaaagaaaagaagaaatatggaGTCATCTGATGTCTGCTGCTTCTTCTGTAAAATGCAGTGAAGGGGCTCCTTGTCAGGATGTTACAAACCTTATATATGTCTGATGTAGGTGGAAAGAGGATTCTGTGTTTTatacatagacacagagaaacaaagaaaacaatagattCCTTGttgtaaaatatacatttaaaatatacttcaaatatGGCTGTCCAGTGTGTCTCCTGCCATATTCAGTATTAACCCACACATGGTATAAGAATCATTGGCCTAGTGGGTAATATTTATAGATGTAGAAAAATATCTACATTCCTGGAATTTTAATTaatgtttccctcttgttgagcagatTGGAATTACACTGTGACATCATCAGAGGACTTTTGCAATAATTACACTGTAAGTATATTCCTCCCTAATTTATTAGCCATGTTCACTTGTATATCTTCTGggaaacaatttttatttaaagattttgtcTGTAAGATTAattcacagatatttacattaaaagaagaaaagaaaagtagtcAGATATAGTGGTATATTCCTTATTCTTAGGACTCAGGAAATTAATACTAAtatcagaagtttgaggccagcctggaccattaggcaacttgggctacatactgaaactttgtctcaaaaactgtagataaataaattagtaaatatataataacaaataGATTAAGAGTTTGTTACTTACAAAGGATGTTTGAATTCAAGATGTTTGTTTATGGTTCCCTAATATTGTTTTTCTACTGACTGACTATTCGATGTAGTGGCCACTGGGGATATTTTTCTTTGCACACATAACTCCACATAAGGTATTAATGTCCTAAACATTCTCAGttttgcatgatttttttttcctagaaattcCTGAGAACCTACTGAACACATTGTTTGAGGACAGAGCTTAACTAACTTGTCCATGGTCTCCCTGACTAGGCAGAGGAGCCAGGATTGTGACTCCAGAGACGAGGCTTGTACAGGGGCAAAGATCTGGTCTCTGATCCTCCCTTTCCTTGCAGTTAAACCCATTCCACAGGCTCTGTTTAGGGTTGGTAGATGAGTGCTAAGCCATTAGTGGGGCCTCACCTGCTGCCCAGCCTGTCTCCTGCTCATTCCAGTATGTGGTGATCCCTGGTCACCTGCACCAGGGCACTAGGGGAGATTCTGCATTTCTGTCTGATCACAAGGTGTTAATCAGGCTGCATCCAGGAGCAGAGTCTTCCTACTATTTTTAGAAAGTTATTAGATATAAttgtattgtttccttttttctcgACCCTTTTCCAAATACTcccttttggttttctttctaatTCATGGTCTCTGTTCCTttatttgttaatatatatatattaaaatattagtacatataaattataattatctataaTGTGCAATATATTAATTAATGATATATAattgtgaatatatacatatcaaCAGTGTatgatatgtattatatattacatatattcatatttaatatatgtgtatCCTAAAATTGTTAATATAACCTATGCAGTCTGTATATTTTTCCATACGGACCATTTGTTATTAGATGTTTATAAAGACATGGAATCTTGAGTTGCATTTACATGACAAGTAGGGTCTGTGATGGAAGACCAGACCAGGAGCTGAGCACACTGAGAGCAAGATGACTTAGAGATGGgttactctttttttctcttttaatatcaTAGGATGGTTTATAGAATTTAGGGAATGTCCTATTGACTATTAAACCAGACATAATCACATTCATGATGTATGAACCTACATTAAGCATGAGGTTAGAATTTTGACCCATGTAATCACCACAGGCAATATAGAACACGTTTCCACCATTATCAAAGGCACTGAATTTACACTGTCTTGGAATTCCACTGCTCGATACCACCTCAGATCCTTGTGTCTTCCTCATATTCCAGACTAgccacagagcaggagagacGAAGCTCTAGGACCTAGAGTCTAGGTTAAGGTCAAGCACGTGTTTTCTGTTCCTCTCACTTGCTGCCGCTGTGTTTACTGCTGTTTA
Above is a window of Onychomys torridus chromosome 8, mOncTor1.1, whole genome shotgun sequence DNA encoding:
- the LOC118588639 gene encoding hepatitis A virus cellular receptor 1 homolog codes for the protein MMHPQVFISGLILLLPGAVSSSVSVKGVVGHPVTLPCTYSISRGITTTCWGRGACPTFNCGNTLIWTNGYHVTYQRSSRYQLKGHISGGNVSLTIENALQSDSGLYCCRVEIPGWFNDHTVTFTLEVKPAIPTSPPTRPTTTQRPTTTRRPMTISTRPTHVLTSPRLSTSTPPTPAQVQPLTAEPTTIYPHLTTAEVTETTSYPLADWNYTVTSSEDFCNNYTESVLSQEQQKNATNGFYVGISIAVLLLLLLVCTLAVTRYILMKKKSGSLSLVAFRVSKMGAFQNTADSKSRAEDNVYIIEDSLYHTE